The Chitinophaga sp. H8 region TGTGGGGCAAATATTACGGATTCCCATATCTGGCCTTCTTCCAGTTCGCCGTCACCATGCAGGGAAAATACGAGGCTTTTATCGTTATTGAGTTTTTTAGTTAAGGCTGCACCAATGGCCACACTCATACCTTGTCCGAGCGAACCGGAGGCAATACGGATACCTGGCAGGTGTTCATGGGTGGTGGGGTGTCCCTGTAAACGGGAGTTTAATATGCGGAAAGTGCTCAGTTCGGTAACCGGAAAATAGCCAGAACGGGCCAATGCACTATAATATACGGGGGAAATGTGCCCGTTGGACAGGAAGAACAGATCTTCGTTTTTTCCATCCATATCAAAGTGTCCGGGGTTGTGTTTCATCACTTTAAAGAAAAGTGCGGTAAAATAATCCGCACAACCCAAAGAGCCGCCTGGGTGACCGCTTTGAACGCCATGTACCATGCGTACGATGTCTCTTCTGATTTGAGTAGCTATATCTTTCAGCTGTGGCATGATAGTTGATCTTTTTAGTGCCGCAAAACTAATAGAAATAACCAATACTTCTAGCTGATTTTTAAGTTTTTAGTATTTACGGGTATTAAAAATTACAGTGTTTTACATTTTAATTATACACATTTGATTGAAATTAATATCTTTGCAACATTAAGCCCCACCGATGGAGAATGTATTAATTGCTACCGTCCTAAGTTTTGTTGTGACCTATTTTGCAATTCCCATACTAATTAGAGTAGCGGAATTAAAACATTTATACGACGAACCGGACGAACGAAAATCACACAAGTCACGGGTGCCTACCTTAGGCGGCATTGGCTTTTTTTCAGGTTTTTTAGTTTCAGCAGCGGTTTGTGTACCAGCGCTGGCTAACTCCCCATTGCAATATATGATTGCTGCCTTCTTCATTATCTTTATGGTAGGGATGAAGGACGACTTAGTAGGTTTATCCCCTCTTAAGAAGCTCATTGGCCAGCTAATGGCCTCGTTTGCAGTGATTTATCTGGGTAACCTGCAGATTGTAAGCATGTATGGTTTCCTGGGTATCCAAACCTTACCCCCTCATTTCAGCCTGATGCTCACCTATTTTACTTTCCTGGTGGTAATCAATGCATTCAATCTGATAGATGGTGTGGATGGACAAGCCGGAAGTATTGGTATGCTGGTAAGCGCTGTGTTAGGAGCTTATTTCCTGCATATCGGAGATTTGGTTTATGCAGTAATGGGGTTTGCCCTCGCCGGAGGCCTGGCAGCTTTCCTGATCTATAATATTTCTCCCGCACGTATTTTTATGGGGGATACAGGTTCATTACTGGTGGGCCTTGTAAATGCGATCCTGGTAGTTAAATTTATTAATGTAGCCGGTAATCCTGCCAGTGTAATGCCTGTAAATGCAGTACCGGCAGTAGCTTTTGCCATTCTGATTGTGCCCTTATTCGATACTATGCGGGTATTTGCTATCCGTATATTTAAAGGAAGATCGCCTTTTTCTGCAGACCGGAATCACATTCACCATTATTTGCTGGAATTAAAGCTCAATCATAAACAGGTTACCCTCGTATCTGTATCTGTAAATACCATTTATATTGTGGCTGCATTTGCACTTCAGGGACTGGGAACCAATTGGTTATTGGCTTTAGTAGTAACCTCTGCCCTTGCTTTTACAGGTATGTTATACCTGGCAAAGAAAAGGAAAAGTGCACCACTCCCTGCCACGCAGCCTTCGGTTGTACCATCATCTGTAACACCACCAGTAGTAATCCCTACTGCTCCTAAAATACTGCGGGTTAATCCGGACGGCATTTTACAGGATAAGTAATACCTCCATATTATGCTGCAAGCACAGCAATACGTTTAACAGCATATGTTGAACGCGCTGTCCCTTTCATACTTTGACGATTAAAAGAAATCATGTAGGTTTGCACGCACTTAACTATTTTATGTTATGCAAGATGATCTTACACTAATAATGGATGATACTGCGGACCTGATGAAAAAGGCCATTGGACACCTGGAACTGGAGTTAACAAAGATAAGAGCAGGTAAGGCCAATCCGCAGATCCTGGATGGTATTACCGTTGATTATTATGGTGCCCCTACTTTATTGAGCCAGGTAGCCAATATCAGTGTAGTAGACGCCCGTACTTTGACCATACAGCCATGGGAAAAGAATATGCTACAGCCTATTGAGCGGGCTATTATTGCAGCAAACCTGGGTATTAACCCTCAAAACGATGGCATTATCATCCGTATGTTCCTGCCTCCATTGACTGAAGAAAGAAGAAAAGAGCTGGTAAAGCGTGTAAACGGAGAAGGAGAACAAGCGAAAGTGGCGATCCGGAATATTCGCCGGGAAGCGATCGAAAGTATCAAGAAATTACAAAAAGACGGCTTGAGTGAAGATACTGCTAAAGATGCAGAAGCAGATGTTCAGCAACTGACAGATAAACATATCGCATTGATAGACAAGCATTGCGAAGCAAAAGATAAAGAAATCATGGCCATTTAAGTGCCGCTGAAGTTATAAGTTAAGCGCCCTCTGCTATCTGCAGGGGGCTTTTATTTTGCATCAGGCTTACGATTGGCCAGATATACACCACCTAATATAGCCCCCATACATAATACCTGCATCCAGGTGATGATTTCACCAGCCAGCAATCCCCAGCCTATTGCTACCACAGGCAAGGCATAAGCCACCATAGAGGCAAAGATGGAGCCCGCCCGCTTGATCAGCATATAAAAGAGTACGGCAGCAACAGCAGTTCCCATAATACCCAGGACCATACTCGCACCAAGCGACATCCAGGGAGCCTGAGGCCCGGAGAATAAGTGGAAGAACCCGCTGTAGAATAATACCGGCAGGGCAAACAAGCCGCAGAAGAACAACGCAATGGAGCCCAGGTGCAGCGAGCTGAAGCCTTTAAGGTACAGGTGTACCATACTGATATTCACCCCATAACAAATAGTCGCTAATACTACCAGCAGGCCATATTGCCAATGATTGTCGGCACTGATGCCTTTGGAAGCAAACAAACAAACTACACCCAGCAGTCCCAGCCCCACGCCTACCAGTTGCTGTTTTTTAACCGCCGTACCGAAAAGTGCTGCACCCGAAAGTAATACCATTAATGGTGTTAATGCATTCAGGATGCCTGCCAGGGAGCTGTCTATTTTTGTTTCTGCCACGCAAAAAAGATAGGCCGGGATGCCATTGCCCAGAATCCCCGAAAGAATGATCAGGGGAATTTTGTTAAGGGGCGTTTGCCGGATATACTTAAAGAAGAAGGGCAGTAAGCACGCAGCCGCAGCAACAAGACGTAAGCTGGCTACCTGATAGGAAGAGAGTCCTTCCATCCCGATTTTCATGAGTATAAATGAGCTGCCCCAGGTGAGGGAAAGCAGCAGGAAGATGCCCCAATAAATGAAACGCTGGTTCAAAATTTGTGTATTTGGCACAGCAAAGGTGCATATATGCCGGCACTCCTGCAAAAAGATTAATAGTCAGGTACAACAAGATAGCGTTGTATTTGTTAAATTTAATGATAAGCATTTATTGTTATGAGTAAAAAGAGATTGTCGGGGATAAGCACAGAAGCCCCCAAAAAGTTCGATAAAGAGGTCATAAAAGCCGCTACCACAGAAATACTAAAAGAACTGGATGAATTGCAAAACCTCCTGTATGCAGAGCATAAATGGAGTGTACTGGTAGTTTTACAAGGTATGGATGCCAGCGGGAAAGATGGCGCCATCCGGAACGTATTCAGCCCTTTAAATCCATTAGGGGTAAAAGTACAGCCCTTTAAAGCACCTACGGCAGAAGAAGCCAGTCACGATTTCCTGTGGCGTATTCATCAGCATGTGCCGGCAAAGGGAATGATTCAGATCTTTAACCGTTCTCATTATGAAGATGTGCTGATTCAAAGAGTACATAAATGGATAGATGAAAAAACAGTACGGCAACGAATGAGGTCTATCAATGACTTTGAAAGGTTATTAGCGGATAACAATACTGTGGTGCTCAAGTTTTACCTACATATATCCAAAGAAGCGCAGTTACAACGGTTAACTGAACGCACTGAAGATCCCCGTAAGATGTGGAAATACAATGATAAGGATCTTGCAGAAGCCAAGCTGTGGAAGAAGTATATGGAGGCTTATGAAGATGTTTTTCAGGAGTGTAACCGCATTCCATGGATCATTGTGCCGTCAGATAACAACTGGTTTAAAGAGTATATAATTGCCAAAACATTGCGGGATGCATTGAAAGAATTGAAGATGAAGTATCCCGCTTTACCAAAATAATACAAGAATAAATTATAAAGCTGTTCACAGGAATAACTATTTTCGTTCACTTAAATTCTAACCAATAAATCTTTAAGTATGTCATTCTTAAAAGAATTCAAGGAATTTGCCATGAAAGGCAATGTAATGGATCTGGCTGTGGGTGTGATCATTGGTGCTGCTTTTGGCAAGATTGTTACCTCACTGGTCGAAAACATTCTGATGCCTATTATTGGTGTTTTCACGGGAGGCGTAAACTTTACAGATAAGTTTATCCTGTTGAATGACAGTAAAGGAACGGATTTCCCCTCGCTGGCAAAAGCAAAAGAAGCCGGCGCCCCCGCATTTGCTTATGGTGCATTTATCCAGAGCGTTTTTGATTTCATCATTATTGCTTTCTGTATCTTCCTGCTGGTTAAATTTATGAATCGGCTTTCCCGCAGCAAAACCGAAGCCCCGGCTGCACCTCCAGAGCCTACTACACAGGAAAAATTACTGATGGAAATACGCGATACTTTAAAATCAAAGTAAACCACAACAGTAATAATATTGTTATCTCCTTTAATAAAGAGAAGGGGAAGGTTATATTTGTATTTAATCTATTACGTTAAAACATATACGGATGAAAAAAATCACTTTATCCATTGCCTGTTGTTTAATGGCTATTGGTATGGTGCAGGCGCAAAACGACTGGACAAAAAAGTCGAGAGAGGAAATGGCCGGAAAAATCAAGAAGGACGCTAATGATACCACAAATTACAGGTGGAAAAAAGGTGCCACCATTAATATAAATATTAACCAGGGCTCTTTGAATAATTGGGCTGCGGGTGGTGATAAGTTTTCGTTTTCATTAGGATCCAATTTTACCGCATTTGCCTTCTATAAAAAAGGGAAGAACACCTGGGACAATGTGCTGGATCTGGCCTATGGCTATGTAAACACCACCAGCCTGGGCGGCCGTAAGAGCGATGACCGTATAGATTTTACCAGTAAGTATGGGTATGACATAGGTAAAAACTGGTATCTGAGTGCGTTGTTCAACATACGTACTCAATTCACAGATGGTTATCTGTATCCTGCAGATACTGTGCCTGACCTGGTTTCCCGCTTCTTTTCACCTGCTTACATTTTGCTGTCTCCTGGTCTTGATTACAAACCTAATGATGAGTTTTCCTTATTTTTGTCACCGGTTGCTGGCCGTTGGGTAGTTGTAATGGATGATTATCTTGCTGCCAAAGGTAGTTATGGTGTAGATACCGGTAAACATGTGAAGTCTGAGTTTGGTGCGTATTTATCGGCTAACTGGAATAAAACCATTGCCAAAAATATTACCTACAAGACAAGATTGGATTTGTATTCAGACTATCTTCATAATCCCCAGAATATAGATGTTTTCTGGACGAACGTACTGGCATTGAAGGTAAATAAATACATTTCTGCCAATGTGTCCGTTGATATGATTTATGATGATGACGTAAAAGTGTTTGAAAACACTAAAACGGGTGTATTGGGGCCGCGACTACAAATGAAACAGGTAATTGGGGTAGGCTTTTCGGCCACATTTTAGATAAACTGGTTGATTGATATTTTTGGAAGCAAACGGAATCATGTTAAGAGTAATCAGTACTCTGCTGAATCTTCCCATCGCAATAACAGCTGTCAGCTGACAGCATAAAAATATAGCATCACCTGTTTACGGCTGTGTACACATCAACCCTGTGTCACAGCCGTAAGTGTATTTTACAGGTCTGTTGCCCGACCCTGACTACCTCCCTTCCTATCCATGAAATGATCATTCCCTATTAAGCATAGTGGAAACAGGGTTTGTTGTTAACGGGACAATCATGAAAAGTATGTTGATGAAAAAAATTGTTTTATCGGTTATTTGTTGTTTGTGTGTTATACAGATGGCACATGCACAGGATGACTGGCTAAGACAAAGCGGGTGGATGAAAACCTCCCGTGAAGAAGTGGGCAATAAACTAAAAGAAGCCCGGAAGAAACTGAATAAGGATGGCGATACCATTCAGGTATATTGGCGGAAAGGAGTGGCGTTAAACGTGATGATTAACCAGGGCTCGCTTACTAACTGGGCTGCGGGAGGAGATCGGTTCTCCTTCTCTATCTCTTCCGGCCTTACTGCTTATTCTTTTTATAAAGAAGGGCGGAATGCCTGGGATAATATCCTGGACCTGGCTTATGGATATGTAAATACAACAAGTTTAGGGGGGCGTAAAAGCGATGACCGTATAGATTTTACCAGCAAATATGGTTATGACATAGGGAAAAGCTGGTATCTGAGCGGGCTGCTTAACTTGCGTACCCAGTTTTCGGATGGTTATTTATATGAAACTGATACATTACCCTCTCTTGTATCCCGCTTTTTTTCTCCTGCCTATGCCCTGGCATCCCCTGGTATGGATTTTAAGCCCAATAACGAGTTTTCCCTGTTTATATCACCTGTTACAGCCCGCCTGGTGCTGGTGATGGATAAATACCTGTCGTCTATTGGCAGCTATGGCGTAGATACAGGGCGGACTGTAAAAACAGAAATAGGTGCTTATCTTTCCTTGAACTGGAATAAACAGGTGGCCCAGAATATTAACTATAAAACCAGGTTGGACCTGTTTTCCGATTATAAGCATAATCCGCAGAATATCAATGTATACTGGACTAATGCGCTGGCACTGAAGGTAAATAAATACATTTCTGCCAATGTTTCTGTAGATATGATCTATGATGATAATGTGAAGGTGTTTGAGAATAAAAAAACAGGTGTACTGGGGCCCCGGCTGCAAATAAAGCAGGTAATCGGCGTAGGGCTTACAGTATCCTTCTGATTACTGGGAATTTGCTTATTTTTGGTATAGTTGGTGATGCCAGCTTAAATAATCCTAATCTACTTAATCAGTGAGCGAACAACAGCCGATATACAAAATAACATTACCGCAGTTTGAAGGTCCTTTTGACCTGTTGCTGTTTTTTATAGAACGCGACGAACTGGATATCTACAACATTCCCATCACTACCATTACCAACGATTTCCTGGATTATATACACCATATAGAATCCCTGAATATAGAACTGGCTAGTGAGTTTATCCTGTTTGTATCCACGTTGATGCGTATTAAGGCTAAAATGCTGATACCGCGTAAGGAAGTGGATGAGCAGGGTAATGAAATAGATCCCCGTCTGGAACTGATAGATAAGATTCTGGAATATAAGCGCTACAAACAGGCCGCAGCAGAACTTGCCGAAAAAGAGGCGGAACGGATGCTCCAGATAAAAAGGGGGAATATTGCACGGGAACTTACCATTATCGGGGAAGTGACCAGCGAGGGAACAGAAGTACAGACCCTTACCTTGTTTAAGCTGACCAAAACCTTTGAAAAGGTGATGCAGCGGATGAAAGAGCGGGATAATAAGCCCCAGCACGTGGTGTACAAATACGACTATACCATGGAAGGAGCACGTGAATACATGATTGACCTGGCAAGGGAAGAAAAGACCCTGGCCTTTGAAAAGATATTTGACCATTGTAAAGACCGGGTACATGCCATTTTTCTCTTCCTGAGTATGCTGGAGTTGGTTCAGATGAAGTATTTAGGTATCATGGTAGGAGAAGGCAGAAATAATTTTATTATTGATTATATAGACCCTTCTGAAAGGGAGGAAGAAGTAGCAGGCGTGTTTGATGGCAGATAAACGTAACCATATAGAAATGGTATCCTTACCGGCATATGCACATGCTGCTCCCGGTTTTGTGGTATCCGGCCTTTGCGAACTGGGAGAAGACTTCTTCGAATGTAATACTGCTCCCCACCGGCACGATTTTTACACTATTTATTGGATCAAAAAGGGGAAACTGGTGCATACCATTGATACGGTTACGCACGAGGTGAAAAAGAATACCCTGTTTTTCCTCGCCCCGGGGCAAGTACATAAAATGACCTTCAGCGAAAAGGTGGAAGGTTATATGATCGCTTTTCAGGATGCATTTATGTGCCTGAAAGACCAGTCGCAGGTATCGGGTATTAACTCCGGCTTGTTCTTTAATAACCAGTTCAGCAGTGTCATTACCCTGGATAGTGAACAGGAAAAGGATTTTGAAGCATTGGTGATAATGATGATGAAAGAGCTGGCATTACGCGAACCTGATTACGAAACAGCCGTACATGGATTACTAAGGTATTTCCTGGTACTGGCATCCCGTATTAAAGGCAACAGTGTTATCATCACCCCTGAACAGCATGTAGCCCATAACAGCTCTATATTTCTCAGGTTTAAGAATCTGATAGAAGAAAAATATAAGGAACTGAAGAATGTTTCTGATTATGCTGATCTGCTACACATCAAGCCGGTACTATTGAATGAAATCAGTAAACAATTGTCCGGCATTACAGCAGGAGAACATATCCGCAACCGGATCATACTGGAAGCCCAGCGTTACTTATTTAATACAGACCTTTCCGCTAAAGAAATAGCTTACGACCTCGGATTTGATGATCCCCACTATTTTAGCCGCTTTTTTAAGAAATACACAAATCAAAGCCCTTCTGAATTTAAGGAGCTTTCCCGTACAGGGGTATAAAACCACAAAAAATAGTCCATCACTTACTATGTTTTATCCATTCCATTTAGATGTTGTAACATGTAATTTTGTGTTGTAATCAGGAGGATAACACATGAAAAACAACATAAAACAAGTAAAAGAGGTATTTAAAGCACCCAGTCCTCATCTGGTAGGTGATGGATTCCGGGTACAGAATCTTTTCCCTAATGGTAACAGGCTGGGAAAAAGGTTAAGTCCGTTCTTTTTACTGGATTATGCGGCTCCGGCTTACTTTCCACCAGTTACCCGGCCTCGTGGGGTAGATCAACACCCTCATCGTGGTTTTGAAACGGTGACTGTAGTATACCAGGGGGAACTGACACACCGGGACTCTGCCGGTAATTCCGGAACTATATCAGCTGGTGATGTGCAATGGATGACCGCAGCTTCCGGTATTGTACATGAAGAAAAACATACAGAAGCATTTAGTAGAAAAGGAGGCACTATAGAAATGGCCCAGCTGTGGGTAAATCTGCCGAGCGCGCACAAAATGTCTAAACCAGGGTATCAAACCCTGTTAAAGGATCAGATTCCTGTGGTGAGTATCGGAGAAGGAAGCCATGTAAGGGTAATTGCTGGTGATTTTAATGGCAATAAAGGCCCTGCAAGTACTTTCTCGCCAGTAAACCTGTGGGATGTGCAGCTTAAAGCTGGACAAAGTGTTACGCTTCCTTTGCCGGATAAATACAATACCGGTATAGTAGTTACCCATGGAAAAGCCAGCTTCAACAATACACATACTGTTGGATCAATAGAGATGGTTTTGTTTGATACTGATGGTGATCATGTAACGGTAACGGCCATATCTGATACAACTTTACTGGTACTGAATGGCGAGGCGATTGATGAGCCTATATTTTCTTATGGTCCTTTTGTGATGAATACACAGGAAGAAATTACTGCTGCTATCAATGATTATAATGAAGGCAGAATGGGATATATAAAATAAAAAAACATTCACTTAACTAATAAACTAATAAAAAATGACAACCTGGAAAATTGATCCTTCACACAGTGATGTATTATTTAAGGTAAAACACCTGATGATCACTACCGTAACCGGCCAGTTCAGCAGTTTTGATGGTACTATGCAAACTGCCGGTGATGATTTTTCAAATGCTAATATCAGCTTCAGTGCTGATGTAGATAGCATTTCTACTAAAAATGAACAACGTGACCAGCACCTGAAAGCTGATGATTTCTTTGCTGCAGCGCAATATCCTAAGCTGACCTTTGTTTCTAAGGAAGTAAAGAAGCTGGATGAAGAAAACTATAAACTGATTGGTGATCTTACTATCCGTGATCATACACGTACTGTTGAACTAAGTGTGGAATACGGCGGTACGATGGTAGATCCTTATGGACAAACCAAGGCTGGTTTTGAACTGAGTGGTAAGATTAATCGTAAGGACTTTGGTTTAACGTTTACTGCTACTACTGAAACCGGTGGTATTGTACTGAGTGATGAAGTGAAATTACTAGCCAGTGTACAATTGGTGAAACAATAATAAACGGGTCTGACGGCTTATGAGATGCCGTAAGGTGAAGATAAAAGGGTAACAGTGGGACCTGGCAACGTGAAAGCATGAAAACAAAAGATAGGTGTAATTTTTAGCATAGAGGAGAAGAAATAGGTTTTTGTACGCTTTAGTTAAGGTGAAGCAGGAAACTGCCAGGAGGATGTAAAGCCGGACAATATATATTGTCCGGCTTTTTTATTACAATACATGAACTTATTGTTAAAGCGAAACTGTCAGATAGAATAGGTATAGCACATCCAGGAAAAAAATAGTACTTTCATTATCCGCAATCCATTTTTCACATTTCAAAATAATTAAGCATGAAAAGATCTGCATCTGCCAACTGGCAGGGAACCGGTAAAGAAGGTAAAGGAACCGTTAGTACACAAACGGGCGTGTTAAGTAATACCCCTTATTCTTTTAC contains the following coding sequences:
- a CDS encoding transketolase; protein product: MPQLKDIATQIRRDIVRMVHGVQSGHPGGSLGCADYFTALFFKVMKHNPGHFDMDGKNEDLFFLSNGHISPVYYSALARSGYFPVTELSTFRILNSRLQGHPTTHEHLPGIRIASGSLGQGMSVAIGAALTKKLNNDKSLVFSLHGDGELEEGQIWESVIFAPHHKVDNLIITVDWNGQQIDGTTEDVAGLGDLESKFAAFGWQVLHMNGNDMDDVVATLEKAKSMTGQGKPIAILMKTAMGAGVDFMEGSHEWHGIAPNDDQLAKALAQLPETLGDY
- a CDS encoding glycosyltransferase family 4 protein, with the protein product MENVLIATVLSFVVTYFAIPILIRVAELKHLYDEPDERKSHKSRVPTLGGIGFFSGFLVSAAVCVPALANSPLQYMIAAFFIIFMVGMKDDLVGLSPLKKLIGQLMASFAVIYLGNLQIVSMYGFLGIQTLPPHFSLMLTYFTFLVVINAFNLIDGVDGQAGSIGMLVSAVLGAYFLHIGDLVYAVMGFALAGGLAAFLIYNISPARIFMGDTGSLLVGLVNAILVVKFINVAGNPASVMPVNAVPAVAFAILIVPLFDTMRVFAIRIFKGRSPFSADRNHIHHYLLELKLNHKQVTLVSVSVNTIYIVAAFALQGLGTNWLLALVVTSALAFTGMLYLAKKRKSAPLPATQPSVVPSSVTPPVVIPTAPKILRVNPDGILQDK
- the frr gene encoding ribosome recycling factor; translated protein: MQDDLTLIMDDTADLMKKAIGHLELELTKIRAGKANPQILDGITVDYYGAPTLLSQVANISVVDARTLTIQPWEKNMLQPIERAIIAANLGINPQNDGIIIRMFLPPLTEERRKELVKRVNGEGEQAKVAIRNIRREAIESIKKLQKDGLSEDTAKDAEADVQQLTDKHIALIDKHCEAKDKEIMAI
- a CDS encoding DMT family transporter — translated: MNQRFIYWGIFLLLSLTWGSSFILMKIGMEGLSSYQVASLRLVAAAACLLPFFFKYIRQTPLNKIPLIILSGILGNGIPAYLFCVAETKIDSSLAGILNALTPLMVLLSGAALFGTAVKKQQLVGVGLGLLGVVCLFASKGISADNHWQYGLLVVLATICYGVNISMVHLYLKGFSSLHLGSIALFFCGLFALPVLFYSGFFHLFSGPQAPWMSLGASMVLGIMGTAVAAVLFYMLIKRAGSIFASMVAYALPVVAIGWGLLAGEIITWMQVLCMGAILGGVYLANRKPDAK
- a CDS encoding PPK2 family polyphosphate kinase; translated protein: MSKKRLSGISTEAPKKFDKEVIKAATTEILKELDELQNLLYAEHKWSVLVVLQGMDASGKDGAIRNVFSPLNPLGVKVQPFKAPTAEEASHDFLWRIHQHVPAKGMIQIFNRSHYEDVLIQRVHKWIDEKTVRQRMRSINDFERLLADNNTVVLKFYLHISKEAQLQRLTERTEDPRKMWKYNDKDLAEAKLWKKYMEAYEDVFQECNRIPWIIVPSDNNWFKEYIIAKTLRDALKELKMKYPALPK
- the mscL gene encoding large conductance mechanosensitive channel protein MscL, giving the protein MSFLKEFKEFAMKGNVMDLAVGVIIGAAFGKIVTSLVENILMPIIGVFTGGVNFTDKFILLNDSKGTDFPSLAKAKEAGAPAFAYGAFIQSVFDFIIIAFCIFLLVKFMNRLSRSKTEAPAAPPEPTTQEKLLMEIRDTLKSK
- a CDS encoding DUF3078 domain-containing protein, whose protein sequence is MKKITLSIACCLMAIGMVQAQNDWTKKSREEMAGKIKKDANDTTNYRWKKGATINININQGSLNNWAAGGDKFSFSLGSNFTAFAFYKKGKNTWDNVLDLAYGYVNTTSLGGRKSDDRIDFTSKYGYDIGKNWYLSALFNIRTQFTDGYLYPADTVPDLVSRFFSPAYILLSPGLDYKPNDEFSLFLSPVAGRWVVVMDDYLAAKGSYGVDTGKHVKSEFGAYLSANWNKTIAKNITYKTRLDLYSDYLHNPQNIDVFWTNVLALKVNKYISANVSVDMIYDDDVKVFENTKTGVLGPRLQMKQVIGVGFSATF
- a CDS encoding DUF3078 domain-containing protein yields the protein MKSMLMKKIVLSVICCLCVIQMAHAQDDWLRQSGWMKTSREEVGNKLKEARKKLNKDGDTIQVYWRKGVALNVMINQGSLTNWAAGGDRFSFSISSGLTAYSFYKEGRNAWDNILDLAYGYVNTTSLGGRKSDDRIDFTSKYGYDIGKSWYLSGLLNLRTQFSDGYLYETDTLPSLVSRFFSPAYALASPGMDFKPNNEFSLFISPVTARLVLVMDKYLSSIGSYGVDTGRTVKTEIGAYLSLNWNKQVAQNINYKTRLDLFSDYKHNPQNINVYWTNALALKVNKYISANVSVDMIYDDNVKVFENKKTGVLGPRLQIKQVIGVGLTVSF
- a CDS encoding segregation and condensation protein A; this translates as MSEQQPIYKITLPQFEGPFDLLLFFIERDELDIYNIPITTITNDFLDYIHHIESLNIELASEFILFVSTLMRIKAKMLIPRKEVDEQGNEIDPRLELIDKILEYKRYKQAAAELAEKEAERMLQIKRGNIARELTIIGEVTSEGTEVQTLTLFKLTKTFEKVMQRMKERDNKPQHVVYKYDYTMEGAREYMIDLAREEKTLAFEKIFDHCKDRVHAIFLFLSMLELVQMKYLGIMVGEGRNNFIIDYIDPSEREEEVAGVFDGR
- a CDS encoding helix-turn-helix domain-containing protein: MADKRNHIEMVSLPAYAHAAPGFVVSGLCELGEDFFECNTAPHRHDFYTIYWIKKGKLVHTIDTVTHEVKKNTLFFLAPGQVHKMTFSEKVEGYMIAFQDAFMCLKDQSQVSGINSGLFFNNQFSSVITLDSEQEKDFEALVIMMMKELALREPDYETAVHGLLRYFLVLASRIKGNSVIITPEQHVAHNSSIFLRFKNLIEEKYKELKNVSDYADLLHIKPVLLNEISKQLSGITAGEHIRNRIILEAQRYLFNTDLSAKEIAYDLGFDDPHYFSRFFKKYTNQSPSEFKELSRTGV
- a CDS encoding pirin family protein translates to MKNNIKQVKEVFKAPSPHLVGDGFRVQNLFPNGNRLGKRLSPFFLLDYAAPAYFPPVTRPRGVDQHPHRGFETVTVVYQGELTHRDSAGNSGTISAGDVQWMTAASGIVHEEKHTEAFSRKGGTIEMAQLWVNLPSAHKMSKPGYQTLLKDQIPVVSIGEGSHVRVIAGDFNGNKGPASTFSPVNLWDVQLKAGQSVTLPLPDKYNTGIVVTHGKASFNNTHTVGSIEMVLFDTDGDHVTVTAISDTTLLVLNGEAIDEPIFSYGPFVMNTQEEITAAINDYNEGRMGYIK
- a CDS encoding YceI family protein — translated: MTTWKIDPSHSDVLFKVKHLMITTVTGQFSSFDGTMQTAGDDFSNANISFSADVDSISTKNEQRDQHLKADDFFAAAQYPKLTFVSKEVKKLDEENYKLIGDLTIRDHTRTVELSVEYGGTMVDPYGQTKAGFELSGKINRKDFGLTFTATTETGGIVLSDEVKLLASVQLVKQ